ACCTCAGGATGACGGGATGATCAGTCCGCAGTCGCCGCTCCGCCCCAGACAGCACTGACATTCGCCCTCACAGGCACTACCTAATCCCCCAGATGCCCTTTTCCTCCTCCCCCTTCGCCTCCGAGCGCGCGCTGTCCGATCGCGTGCCCGGCGCCGGCGTCACCGCGGTGCTCGGGCCGACCAATACCGGCAAGACCCATCTCGCCATCGAGCGGATGCTGGCGCATCCCTCAGGGCTGATCGGCCTGCCGCTGCGCCTGCTCGCGCGCGAGGTCTACAACAAGATCGCCGCGCGGGTCGGCAGCGATGCGGTCGCGCTCGTCACCGGCGAGGAGAAGATCAAGCCGAAGAGCCCGCGCTATTGGGTGTCGACCGTCGAGGCGATGCCGCGCGACCTCGACGTCTCCTTCCTCGCCGTCGACGAGGTCCAGATCGCCAGCGATCTCGAACGCGGCCATGTCTTCACCGACCGCATCCTCAACCGCCGCGGCCGCGACGAGACGCTGCTGCTGGGCGCCGCGACGATGCGCCCGATCATCGAGCGGCTGCTGCCCGGCGTCTCCATGATCACGCGGCCCAGGCTGTCGCAGCTGGAATTCGCCGGCGACCGCAAGATCACGCGCCAGCCGCGCCGCACCGCTATCGTCGCGTTTTCGGCCGACGAGGTCTACGCCATCGCCGAGCTGATCCGCCGCCAGCATGGCGGCGCCGCCGTGGTGCTGGGCTCGCTCTCGCCCCGCACGCGCAACGCGCAGGTGGCGATGTTCCAGAACGGCGACGTCGATTATCTCGTCGCCACCGACGCCGTCGGCATGGGCCTCAATCTCGACGTCGACCACGTCGCCTTCGCCTCCGACCGCAAGTACGACGGCTATCAGTTCCGCCGGCTGACGCCGTCCGAATTCGCGCAGATCGCGGGACGCGCGGGGCGCGCGACGCGCAACGGCACCTTCGGCACCACCGGCCGCTGCGCGCCGTTCGAGCCCGAGCTCGTCAACGCGCTGCAGAACCACACTTTCGAACCCGTGAAGATGCTGCAATGGCGCAACGCCAGGCTGGATTTTGCCTCGCTCGGCGCGCTCCAGGTCTCGCTGAACCTCGCCCCCGGGCACGAGGCGCTGACGCGCGCGCCTGTTGCCGAGGACATGCGCGTGCTCGAGCACGTGTCCCGCGACGCCGAGGTGCGCGATGTCGCGCATGGCAAGGAGGCCGTGGAGCGGCTGTGGGAGGCCTGCCAGGTCCCCGACTATCGAAAACTGTCGCCGGCGGCCCATGCCGAGCTGGTCACCACGCTGTACGGCTTCCTGATGCGGAAGGGCTGCATCCCCGACGCCTGGTTCGAGGCCCAGATCACCCAGGCCGACCGGATCGACGGCGACATCGACACGCTGTCGGCCCGAATCGCGCAGATCCGCACCTGGACCTTCGTCGCCAACCGTCCGGACTGGCTGAAAGACCCCGAGCGCTGGCAGGGAATCGCCCGCGAGGTCGAAAATAAATTATCGGATGCGCTCCATGAACGCTTGACTGAGCGTTTCGTTGATCGCCGGACCAGTGTATTGATGCGCCGCCTGCGGGAGAACACGAGCTTGAATACTGAAATCGGCAAGACCGGCGAAGTCATCGTCGAAGGCCATGTCATCGGCCGTCTCGATGGCTTCACCTTTGCACCGGATGCGGCGGAAGCCGGCTCCGATGCAAAAGCCTTGCAGGCTGCAGCGCAAGCGGTGCTCGCCGGCGAGATCAACACGCGCGCTGAAAAGCTCGGCAACGCGCCGGACGATCAGTTCGTGCTGACCTCGGAAGGCATCATCCGCTGGACCGGCGACGCCGTGGCGCGACTGTCTGCCGCAGAGGACGCGCTGCATCCGCGCATCCGCATCATCTCCGACGAGCGCCTCACCGGCGCCCCCCGCGACAAGGTCCAGGCCCGGCTCGAGCTCTGGCTCAAGACCCATGTCGAGAAGCTGCTCGGGCCGATGTTCGAGCTGTCCAAGGCCGAGGACGTCACCGGCATCGCCCGCGGCATCGCCTATCAGCTCGTCGAGGCGCTCGGCGTGCTCGAACGTCCGAAGATCGCCAACGAGCTGAAGGATCTCGACCAGCCCTCGCGCGCGGTGCTGCGCAAATACGGCGTCCGTTTCGGCGCCTATCACATCTATTTCCCCGGCCTGCTCAAGCCCGCCGGGCGTGCGCTGGCCGCGCTGCTGTGGGCGCTGAAGCAGGACAATGTCGATCTGTCCTCGCTGTCCGGCGCGCAGCATCTGGCCTCCTCGGGGCGCACCTCGTTCCCGGTCGACAAGGCGCTGCCGCGCGATGCCTATCGCGTGCTCGGCTACAAGCAGGCCGGCGAGCGCGCCGTGCGCGTCGACATCCTGGAGCGCCTGGCCGATCTGATCCGTCCGGCGCTGGCCTGGCGCGAGAACGCGTCCGGCGAAAAGCCGGCCGGCGCCTTCGACGGCCGCAGTTTCGTGGTGACGCAGGCGATGACCTCGCTGACCGGCTCCGCAGGCGAGGATTTCGCCTCGGTGCTGCGTGCCCTCGGCTATCGCATGGAGAAGCGCCCGCCGCTGCCGGCAAAGCCCGTCGTGGCCGAGCAAGCCGTGCCTGAAACCGTCGCGGCTGAGACGCCGCCGGCTGACGGCAGCGCCGAGTCCTCGACGGAGACCGCCGCCGAGGCCGTTGCCGGCCTGCCGGCGGAGGCCTCCACCGACGCTGCCGCCGAGCCGGTCACCGTCGAAGATGCGCCCGGCATGGAGCTGCAGGACGAGCCGGCTCAGCAGGCCGAGCCTGCGCTGGAAGCCTCCCCCGAGGCCCCCGTCACGCCCGAAGACGCCCCCGGCATTGCGCCGCCGGCGGAAGAACCCGCTGCGCCCACCGAGCCTGCCGGCCTCGAAGCCACTCCGGCCGAGACGGCGGCGGCCGAAGCTGCCGCGTCACCCGAAGCCGCGGCGCCTGAAACTGCGGCGACGCCCGCCGAGCCCGAGCTGATCGAGGTCTGGCGTCCCGGCGGCCGTCACGAGGACCGCAAGCCGCGCCACGAGCGCCATCGCCACCAGCGCCACCACAATCAGCGTCCGCAGGCCGGCGCTGAAGCCGGCGCCGCGCCCGCCGAAGGCGAAGCTGCGCAAGCGGCCGATGGTGAGAAGCGGGGCGAGCGACGTCATGGCGGTCATCGCAGAGATTCTGGCCGCGACGGCGGCAGAGACTTCCGCAAGCCGCGCGAAGGTGGCGAAGGCGCGCCGCGTCCCGAGGGGCGCGACGACAAGAACCGCCGCTTCGAGGGCAAGGATCGCGACAACAAGGATCGCGACAACAAGGGGCGCGATCGCGACAAGGGCAAGTTCGGCGGCGATCGCGACAAGGGCCGTGACAATCGCGGCCGTGACCGCGACAAGGGCCGCGACCGCCAGGGCGGACCGTCGCTGCGTCCCTACGCCTCGAGCGCGAACCCGCGCGAGCGCGACCGTCCCGCCGATCCGAACTCGCCCTTCGCAAAACTCGCCGCGCTGAAGGAGCAGCTTTCCGGGCGCAAGGAGTAGCATAGCGTTTTCAAGCGAAGTGCCGAGCGGTTCGCGTGAAGAAAACGCGTCAGAAGGAGTAGTCCCACGAGCGAGCGGCAGCGCCTCGACAAATGGCTGTGGCACGCGCGGGTGGTGAAGGCGCGGACCTCGGCGGCCGAACTCGTCGGATCCGGTCATGTCCGCGTCAACGGTGAGCGCGAAAGATCGCCGGGCCACGCGATCAAGATCGGCGACGTCATCACCGTCGCGCTCGATCGCACCGTGCGCGTCCTGAAGGTGACGGGCTTTTGCGAACGCCGCGGCGATGCCGCCTCGGCGCGAATGCTCTACGAAGAGCTCGGGGTGCGCAATTAATTGCGCTTTGCATTCATTTCTTGGTCGATCAAACGCGCAAAGCCGTCATGATCCGGCCTTCCCGACCTTGCGGCGCCCGGCCATCCGCGCTACGCAAGCCGCGACTTTTAAAAGAGCTTTTCGGAGCGTTGGATGACTTACGTCGTCACTGAAAACTGCATCAAGTGCAAGTATACCGACTGCGTCGAGGTCTGCCCGGTCGACTGTTTCTACGAGGGTGACAACATGCTCGTCATCCACCCTGACGAGTGCATCGATTGCGGCGTGTGCGAGCCGGAATGCCCCGCCGACGCCATCAAGCCGGACACGGAACCGGGCCTCGAAAAGTGGCTGGAAGTGAACACCCAGTACGCCAAGAGCTGGCCGAACATCACCCAGAAGAAAGAATCACCTGCCGACGCCAAGGAATTCGACGGTCAGGAAGGCAAGTTCGAGAAGTATTTTTCTCCGAACCCCGGTTCAGGCGACTAAATCGGGCCCAAACTTAACCCTAATAGCGTCGCTGCCGCCGAAAACCAGCCCTGAAGACCCCTAAATCATTGATTTTTGCGGGAAATGTGCTATATTGGGCACATTAAGCCGAACCCTGTCAGCCCCGTTGGCCCCGCTGGGTTCCCGTGAAACCAAATGTCGAACAGGGGCGTGGCAGTTTCCGCGCGCAGGCTGTGTCACAGAAAACGCGTAAAAAGAGTACTTCAGCGAGGGCTTCCCATAAGGAGGCCAAAAAAGTCGCCGCGGCCAGCCGTAGCGCATCCAAGGGTCGGGCCGCTGCCAAGGCGCCGCCGGCTGCAAAGTCCTCGAAGAACAAAAGAAGCGCAATGCCTAACAAGACTGCCAAACCGGCCGTGAAAGCGACCGTTGCAAAGCCTGCTGCCAAGCCTGTCGCTGCCAAGGCTCCTGCTGCCAAGGCTCCTGTTGCGAAGCCCGCCGCGTCGAAGGCTCCCGTTGCTGCTCCTGCCAAGGCTCCCGTCGCTGCCGCCAAGCCCGCTGTGAAGCCGGCGGCTGCTGCGCCGAAGGTCGAGGAAAAGAAGGTCGTGACCCAGCGCCAGGGCTTCAAGGCCAATGAATTCGTCGTCTATCCCGCTCACGGCGTCGGCCAGATCCTGGCCATCGAGGAGCAGGAGATCGCCGGCGCGAAGCTCGAGCTGTTCGTCATCAACTTCATCAAGGACAAGATGACGCTGCGCGTGCCGACCGCCAAGGTCGCCAATGTCGGCATGCGCAAGCTGTCCGAGCCGGCGCTGGTGAAGAAGGCGCTGGAGACGCTCAAGGGCCGCGCCCGCGTCAAGCGCACCATGTGGTCGCGCCGTGCCCAGGAATACGAAGCCAAGATCAATTCGGGCGACATCGTCGCGATCGCGGAAGTCGTGCGCGATCTCTATCGCTCGGAATCGCAGCCGGAGCAGTCCTACAGCGAACGCCAGCTCTATGAAGCGGCGCTCGATCGTCTGTCCCGCGAGATCGCGGTCGTGCAGCACTCGACCGAGACCGAAGCGGTCAAGGAGATCGAGGCCCAACTGGCCAAGAGCCCGCGCCGCGGTGCCAAGTCCGAAACCGCCGAAGGCGAAGCGGATGCCGAGGGCGATACCGACGACACCGATGGCGACGACACCACCGTCGCCGACGAGGCCGCGTAAGCCGCTTCGTTCTGCGCAAGCAATCAAAAGCCCGGCCGTTTTGGCCGGGCTTTTTGTTTGGATGGCAGGGTGGGTTCGTTACTTCACGGGCCGCTTCTCGAGCTTCCGCGCCAGCGTCCTGCGGTGCATGCCCAATCGCCGTGCCGCCTCCGAGATGTTGAAATCGGTCTCGATCAGGGTCTGGTGGATGCGCTCCCATTCCAGCGTCTTGATCGAGGTCGGTCGCGCATCGAGTGCGACCTCGGTATTCCCGGCGGCCTTGTTGAAGGCGGCCTCGATGTCGTCGGTGTTCGATGGCTTTGCGAGATAGTGGCACGCGCCCAGCTTGATCGCCTCCACAGCGGTCGAGATGCTGGCAAAGCCGGTCAGCACTACGATCAGCATATCAGGGTCATGCGTGTGCAAGAGCTCGACGCAGGCGAGCCCTGAGGCGCCGCCAAGCTTGAGGTCGACGACGGCTTGGCCGAACGTGCGCTCCTCCAGCACGTTCCGCACGTCCTCGATCGAGGCGGCGAGCACGACCTCGTAGCCTCGGCGCTCGAACGAGCGCTTCAGCGTGCGTGCAAAGCCGGCATCGTCCTCGACGACGATGAGCGAACGGTCAGTCGTCAAAATTTCCTCCGATCGCGAGCGTTGCGAGCGGCAGCGTCAGACGCACGGTGGCGCCGCGCTTCCTGTGGTTCTCGGCCGTGACGGTGCCGCCGAGCTTGCGCACGACGTTGACCACCAGGAACAAGCCGAGACCGCCGCCGGCGCGGCCCTTGCTCGACTGATAAGGCTTTCCGAGCTGCGCCAGCATCTCCGGCGCAAACCCCGGGCCACGGTCGCTGATCGACAGGACGAGATTGTCGCCCTCGCGCTCGGCGACGAGCTCGACCCAGTCGCGCGACACCTCATAGGCGTTGTCGAGCACGTTGAAGATCACCTGTTTCAGAGCAACATCCGAGACGATCGCGACGTCCGCGCCGAAGGTGTTGACGAAGTAGAGCGTCCGCGCCGAGCGTGCGTCGCGCCACTCATCGACCAGGGCGGTGACGAACGCCGTCACCGTCGTCGGCGACGAGCCTTCGCCGCGCGCTTCGCCGGCCGAGACCAGGATGCCCGTGACGATCGACTTGCAGCGTTGCAGCGAGGTCTCCATCTCCGCGAGGTCCTCGGCGAGCTCCTGATCGGCGGCAAGATCCGGCATGCGGCGCCAATCGCTGAGGATCACCGAGAGCGAGGCGAGCGGCGTGCCGAGTTCGTGGGCTGCGCCGGAGGCAAGCAGGCCCATGCGCACGATGTGGTCTTGTTCGGCCGCATGCTGGCGGAGCGCGGCAAGATGCGCGTCGCGCTCGCGCAAATTCCTGTTGATGCGGGTGACGAACACCACCAGCAGCACGGCGTTGAGCACGAAGCCGAGCAGCATGCCGGCGACCGTGAGCGTGTAAGTTTCGCTCCACGGGTTCGGCGGCAGGTCGAGCGGCCGGTACGCCAGGGTCAGCCACACAAAACTCGCGCAGGTCAGTGCGACCAGCGACCAGGTCGAGCGCGCATCGAGCAGCACTGCGCCGAGCGTCACCTGCAGCAGGAACAGCGACGTGAACGGATTGGTGGCGCCGCCGGAGAGGTAGAGCTGCGCGGTCAGCGCGGCGACGTCGAGCATCAAGGCGACCAGCAGTTCGTTGTTGGTGATCGCGGCGCGGTGGCGCACCCAGACCAGGCTGGAGACGTTGAGCAGCACCAGCGCGCCGATCACCGCGCCCATCCGCTCCAATGGCAAGGGAATGCCGAGCCCAAAATGCACGCCGCCGATGGTCACGATCTGGCCGACCACCGCGGTCCAGCGCAGCTGGATCAGCAGTGCCATGTTCTTGCGGTTGGTCTCGTCGTCGGTCGGAGCGGTGCCGATCAGCTCGCTGCGTGCGTCCGCCTGCGATTGCAGCGTGACGGCCAGCCCGTCCTGCGCAAGCGTGTGGGAATGCGTCTTCCCGTCGTCAGGTCGGCTCGACGATCGTTCCAGCATCTGATCCCGTCCTGCGGGCGCCGGCATCGGAGCCGCCAGCCTGTTCGTGGACGAAGCGTTTGCGGCGGAACAACCCGCCGCCGAATGTGACGAAGATTCGACCCGCCAGCATGAAAGCCAGGGCAAACCACGTCAGGGCATAGATCAGGTGGTTATTGGGAAAGCTGACCACGGTCAATCCGCCGATTGGACCGCTGCCGGATTGTGATCCGGCATCGGCATCGACGAAGAATGGCGCGACGTCGTGCAGACCCCGGGCCGCGGCGATCGCGGCGACATCGCGCGAATACCAGCGGTTGTGCTGGGGCACGTTGTTCCGGAGGAAGCCGCCATTCGGCTCCGTGATGCGGAGCAGGCCGGCGATCTCGACCCGGCCGTCCGGATTGCCGTCCCGGCGCGTCGATGCGTCACGCCGCTCCGATGGCACGAAGCCGCGGTTGATCAGGACCTGCGTGCCGTCATCGCGCTGCAGCGGCGTCAGCACCCAAAAGCCCGGGCCCTCCTCGGTGACGGCCTGCACCAGCGTCTCGCGGTCATGCAGGAAGCGGCCTTTGAGGCTGACATGCCTGTATTCGTCGCTTGCGGCGCTGACCGCAGGCCATGAAGCGGGCGAGGGGATCGGCTGGGCCGGGGCATGGACGCGCTGCTCGACGCGGTCG
The sequence above is drawn from the Bradyrhizobium amphicarpaeae genome and encodes:
- a CDS encoding ATP-binding protein, whose translation is MLERSSSRPDDGKTHSHTLAQDGLAVTLQSQADARSELIGTAPTDDETNRKNMALLIQLRWTAVVGQIVTIGGVHFGLGIPLPLERMGAVIGALVLLNVSSLVWVRHRAAITNNELLVALMLDVAALTAQLYLSGGATNPFTSLFLLQVTLGAVLLDARSTWSLVALTCASFVWLTLAYRPLDLPPNPWSETYTLTVAGMLLGFVLNAVLLVVFVTRINRNLRERDAHLAALRQHAAEQDHIVRMGLLASGAAHELGTPLASLSVILSDWRRMPDLAADQELAEDLAEMETSLQRCKSIVTGILVSAGEARGEGSSPTTVTAFVTALVDEWRDARSARTLYFVNTFGADVAIVSDVALKQVIFNVLDNAYEVSRDWVELVAEREGDNLVLSISDRGPGFAPEMLAQLGKPYQSSKGRAGGGLGLFLVVNVVRKLGGTVTAENHRKRGATVRLTLPLATLAIGGNFDD
- a CDS encoding response regulator transcription factor; amino-acid sequence: MTTDRSLIVVEDDAGFARTLKRSFERRGYEVVLAASIEDVRNVLEERTFGQAVVDLKLGGASGLACVELLHTHDPDMLIVVLTGFASISTAVEAIKLGACHYLAKPSNTDDIEAAFNKAAGNTEVALDARPTSIKTLEWERIHQTLIETDFNISEAARRLGMHRRTLARKLEKRPVK
- a CDS encoding SURF1 family protein; protein product: MSELGTVTDMASGARGKAARPALWLTVLSLTAFVLLIALGIWQIERRAWKLALIDRVEQRVHAPAQPIPSPASWPAVSAASDEYRHVSLKGRFLHDRETLVQAVTEEGPGFWVLTPLQRDDGTQVLINRGFVPSERRDASTRRDGNPDGRVEIAGLLRITEPNGGFLRNNVPQHNRWYSRDVAAIAAARGLHDVAPFFVDADAGSQSGSGPIGGLTVVSFPNNHLIYALTWFALAFMLAGRIFVTFGGGLFRRKRFVHEQAGGSDAGARRTGSDAGTIVEPT
- a CDS encoding helicase-related protein; protein product: MPFSSSPFASERALSDRVPGAGVTAVLGPTNTGKTHLAIERMLAHPSGLIGLPLRLLAREVYNKIAARVGSDAVALVTGEEKIKPKSPRYWVSTVEAMPRDLDVSFLAVDEVQIASDLERGHVFTDRILNRRGRDETLLLGAATMRPIIERLLPGVSMITRPRLSQLEFAGDRKITRQPRRTAIVAFSADEVYAIAELIRRQHGGAAVVLGSLSPRTRNAQVAMFQNGDVDYLVATDAVGMGLNLDVDHVAFASDRKYDGYQFRRLTPSEFAQIAGRAGRATRNGTFGTTGRCAPFEPELVNALQNHTFEPVKMLQWRNARLDFASLGALQVSLNLAPGHEALTRAPVAEDMRVLEHVSRDAEVRDVAHGKEAVERLWEACQVPDYRKLSPAAHAELVTTLYGFLMRKGCIPDAWFEAQITQADRIDGDIDTLSARIAQIRTWTFVANRPDWLKDPERWQGIAREVENKLSDALHERLTERFVDRRTSVLMRRLRENTSLNTEIGKTGEVIVEGHVIGRLDGFTFAPDAAEAGSDAKALQAAAQAVLAGEINTRAEKLGNAPDDQFVLTSEGIIRWTGDAVARLSAAEDALHPRIRIISDERLTGAPRDKVQARLELWLKTHVEKLLGPMFELSKAEDVTGIARGIAYQLVEALGVLERPKIANELKDLDQPSRAVLRKYGVRFGAYHIYFPGLLKPAGRALAALLWALKQDNVDLSSLSGAQHLASSGRTSFPVDKALPRDAYRVLGYKQAGERAVRVDILERLADLIRPALAWRENASGEKPAGAFDGRSFVVTQAMTSLTGSAGEDFASVLRALGYRMEKRPPLPAKPVVAEQAVPETVAAETPPADGSAESSTETAAEAVAGLPAEASTDAAAEPVTVEDAPGMELQDEPAQQAEPALEASPEAPVTPEDAPGIAPPAEEPAAPTEPAGLEATPAETAAAEAAASPEAAAPETAATPAEPELIEVWRPGGRHEDRKPRHERHRHQRHHNQRPQAGAEAGAAPAEGEAAQAADGEKRGERRHGGHRRDSGRDGGRDFRKPREGGEGAPRPEGRDDKNRRFEGKDRDNKDRDNKGRDRDKGKFGGDRDKGRDNRGRDRDKGRDRQGGPSLRPYASSANPRERDRPADPNSPFAKLAALKEQLSGRKE
- a CDS encoding S4 domain-containing protein, giving the protein MKARTSAAELVGSGHVRVNGERERSPGHAIKIGDVITVALDRTVRVLKVTGFCERRGDAASARMLYEELGVRN
- the fdxA gene encoding ferredoxin FdxA; translated protein: MTYVVTENCIKCKYTDCVEVCPVDCFYEGDNMLVIHPDECIDCGVCEPECPADAIKPDTEPGLEKWLEVNTQYAKSWPNITQKKESPADAKEFDGQEGKFEKYFSPNPGSGD
- a CDS encoding CarD family transcriptional regulator produces the protein MPNKTAKPAVKATVAKPAAKPVAAKAPAAKAPVAKPAASKAPVAAPAKAPVAAAKPAVKPAAAAPKVEEKKVVTQRQGFKANEFVVYPAHGVGQILAIEEQEIAGAKLELFVINFIKDKMTLRVPTAKVANVGMRKLSEPALVKKALETLKGRARVKRTMWSRRAQEYEAKINSGDIVAIAEVVRDLYRSESQPEQSYSERQLYEAALDRLSREIAVVQHSTETEAVKEIEAQLAKSPRRGAKSETAEGEADAEGDTDDTDGDDTTVADEAA